In Candidatus Methylopumilus universalis, one DNA window encodes the following:
- the bioA gene encoding adenosylmethionine--8-amino-7-oxononanoate transaminase, translated as MKNQQFIDRSLKNLWHPCTQMKIQQAQSLIPIKRGEGVWLYDYNEKKYLDAISSWWVNLFGHNQSEIKKYITDQLDLIEHVMLAGLTHEPAILLSEKLSSITNLGHAFYGSDGSNAIEIAIKMSVHYWRNKGCPKKNKIIYLENSYHGETLGALSVTDIKLFRKNYASLIKKNNPIKTPDWRYADKGETSESYALRCIEDLEIYLQDNHQHIAAFIIEPLVQCATGMGMYHATYLAKARELCTKYQIHLIDDEIAVGFGRTGKMFAFEHAQIKPDFICLSKGLTGGYLPLSSVLTTDDIYMAFYEDKIEKGFLHSHSYTGNPLACSAALGTLSYFENHDVINQNNKTSAYISERIKTLETLPISNLRNVGMIWAFELEEASKNTIKKITMKAIKNGLFIRPIGNTIYFMPPYVINHVDIDFMIDTTLEAIQSYV; from the coding sequence ATGAAGAATCAGCAGTTTATTGATAGAAGTTTAAAAAATTTGTGGCATCCATGCACGCAAATGAAAATTCAACAAGCCCAATCCCTTATCCCGATTAAGCGAGGTGAGGGAGTTTGGTTGTACGATTACAATGAAAAAAAATATTTAGACGCAATAAGTTCGTGGTGGGTTAATTTATTTGGCCACAATCAAAGCGAAATTAAAAAATACATCACAGACCAGCTTGATCTAATAGAGCATGTGATGCTTGCAGGTTTAACACATGAGCCTGCTATCCTTCTCTCCGAAAAGTTAAGTAGTATCACAAACTTAGGCCACGCTTTTTATGGCAGCGATGGATCTAATGCTATTGAAATCGCTATTAAAATGAGCGTGCATTATTGGAGGAATAAAGGATGTCCTAAAAAAAATAAAATAATTTATTTGGAAAATAGTTACCATGGAGAAACGCTCGGTGCTTTATCTGTGACAGACATAAAACTTTTTCGAAAAAATTATGCTTCATTGATTAAAAAAAATAATCCTATCAAGACGCCAGACTGGCGATATGCTGACAAAGGTGAAACATCCGAATCCTATGCATTAAGATGTATTGAAGATTTAGAAATATATCTTCAAGACAATCATCAACACATAGCAGCTTTTATTATAGAGCCGCTTGTGCAATGCGCAACAGGCATGGGGATGTATCACGCAACTTATTTAGCAAAAGCCAGAGAGCTTTGTACAAAGTATCAAATCCATCTTATTGACGATGAAATTGCAGTTGGTTTCGGAAGAACAGGAAAAATGTTTGCATTTGAGCATGCACAAATAAAACCTGATTTTATTTGTCTCTCAAAAGGATTAACAGGGGGCTATCTTCCTCTGTCATCTGTATTAACGACTGATGACATTTATATGGCATTTTATGAAGATAAGATAGAAAAAGGATTTCTTCATTCGCATAGCTATACAGGTAATCCGCTCGCTTGCAGTGCAGCATTAGGCACATTAAGTTACTTTGAAAATCATGATGTGATTAATCAAAATAATAAAACCTCAGCTTATATATCGGAACGCATAAAGACACTCGAAACATTACCTATTTCTAATTTAAGAAATGTAGGCATGATATGGGCATTTGAGCTTGAAGAAGCCTCAAAAAACACAATAAAAAAAATAACTATGAAAGCCATTAAGAATGGGCTATTCATAAGACCAATAGGGAATACCATTTACTTTATGCCGCCTTATGTTATTAACCATGTCGACATAGATTTTATGATTGATACAACTTTAGAAGCAATCCAGTCATACGTATAA